The Pocillopora verrucosa isolate sample1 chromosome 14, ASM3666991v2, whole genome shotgun sequence genome has a segment encoding these proteins:
- the LOC136276902 gene encoding dorsal-ventral patterning tolloid-like protein 1 — protein sequence MGVFKSNQLITAASVIVLLLFFEKGQCDSICPNGITNITAPSGELVYPESGTYGTNETKCWRITVPDTYYGIQYRISRFDVEMCSACKCDYLQRGTTYSDLHQQFKLCGRNSYNYLQGYIFNVYWQPEFTVGSTGYLRFVSDDTAHYTGFKLTFIAKSSSVGEINYLNATEDETVEFGTPKVDIENYPSNYVEQWILIVPEGRNVQIDFDIFELEDSEGCKNDYVEFREASIMVGDPKSIVGDFGPILTGRLCGNTKPNSILSQGNMVWVQFLSDRNSTTVNKGFKASFKAGRGSGLPVSRPMMLLHFSALIMHVSKNNLF from the exons ATGGGAGTGTTTAAATCCAACCAACTCATTACAGCTGCTTCTGTCATTG ttttattactattctttgaaaaaggacAATGCGATTCAA TTTGTCCCAATGGCATAACGAACATCACAGCTCCCAGTGGTGAGCTTGTATATCCTGAGTCAGGTACTTATGGTACGAATGAGACCAAATGTTGGAGGATTACGGTTCCCGACACTTATTATGGCATTCAGTATCGTATTTCCAG GTTTGACGTAGAAATGTGCTCTGCTTGTAAGTGCGACTATCTTCAAAGAGGAACTACCTACAGCGATTTGCACCAGCAGTTCAAATTGTGTGGACGAAATAGTTACAACTATTTACAAGGATATATCTTCAACGTCTACTGGCAACCTGAATTTACCGTCGGATCGACGGGCTATCTTCGCTTCGTGTCGGATGATACTGCACATTACACAGGATTTAAGTTGACCTTCATAGCCAAGTCCAGTTCAG TGGGTGAAATAAACTATCTGAATGCAACCGAAGATGAAACTGTTGAGTTTGGCACACCAAAAGTCGACATTGAGAACTACCCCTCAAATTACGTAGAACAGTGGATTTTAATCGTCCCTGAGGGACGGAATGTCCAGATAGACTTTGATATATTTGAACTGGAAGACAGTGAAGGTTGCAAAAACGATTATGTTGAGTTCCGTGAAGCATCCATCATGGTTGGTGATCCCAAATCAATAGTTGGCGATTTTGGTCCAATCCTGACAGGACGCCTGTGTGGAAATACAAAACCAAACTCGATACTGAGTCAAGGGAACATGGTTTGGGTTCAGTTCCTGAGTGACAGAAACTCCACTACTGTAAACAAGGGATTCAAAGCTTCTTTTAAAGCAG GACGGGGAAGCGGATTGCCTGTAAGCCGTCCAATGATGCTTCTTCATTTCTCAGCTTTGATCATGCATGTGTCAAAGAATAACTTGTTCTAG